A stretch of Parachlamydia sp. AcF125 DNA encodes these proteins:
- a CDS encoding OsmC family protein produces the protein MQRKGSAVWQGDLTQGKGILSTETGVLQQTPYSFKTRFENEKGTNPEELLAAAHAGCFAMAISNELSKVGITPKELQATATISLDKVPDGFSITKSHIDLIADIPNADKAKFEAAVKAAEKGCPVSKLFKAEITVSAKLK, from the coding sequence ATGCAACGCAAAGGTTCAGCAGTATGGCAAGGAGATTTAACCCAGGGAAAAGGTATCCTTTCCACCGAAACGGGCGTCCTTCAACAAACCCCCTATTCATTTAAAACTCGCTTTGAAAATGAGAAAGGCACTAATCCCGAAGAATTGCTAGCAGCCGCTCATGCCGGATGTTTTGCTATGGCAATCTCTAATGAATTAAGTAAGGTAGGAATTACGCCTAAAGAACTTCAAGCTACTGCGACTATTTCCCTAGATAAAGTTCCAGATGGCTTTTCTATTACCAAAAGCCATATTGATTTAATTGCCGACATCCCTAATGCAGATAAAGCCAAATTTGAGGCCGCCGTTAAAGCTGCAGAGAAGGGCTGTCCCGTTTCAAAACTATTCAAAGCAGAAATCACTGTTTCCGCTAAACTTAAATAG
- a CDS encoding YbhB/YbcL family Raf kinase inhibitor-like protein produces the protein MEITSPAFKHEHPIPKKYTCEGEDLSPPLVFQDVPSNAKSLTLIMEDPDAPRGVFDHWIVWNLPPHLMTLAEGAQVPMEGKNSFHVDKYRGPCPPPGSPHRYVIQVYALDIQLNLPTGSSKKRVLEAMEGHILAKAVLIGKYQR, from the coding sequence ATGGAGATTACAAGCCCAGCCTTTAAGCATGAACACCCCATTCCAAAAAAATATACCTGTGAAGGGGAAGATCTTTCTCCCCCTCTTGTTTTTCAGGATGTTCCCTCAAATGCTAAAAGCTTAACGTTGATTATGGAAGATCCCGATGCGCCGCGAGGAGTATTTGACCATTGGATTGTATGGAATCTCCCTCCTCATCTCATGACTTTAGCAGAGGGGGCTCAAGTTCCTATGGAAGGTAAAAATAGTTTTCATGTTGATAAATACAGGGGCCCTTGTCCTCCGCCTGGAAGTCCTCATCGGTATGTCATTCAAGTATATGCCTTAGACATTCAGTTAAATTTACCCACAGGAAGTTCAAAAAAAAGGGTATTAGAGGCTATGGAAGGACATATCCTTGCAAAAGCTGTCTTAATCGGGAAATATCAACGTTGA
- a CDS encoding HEAT repeat domain-containing protein produces MPIKNVNFLLKADQVSDYIPVISTLTNLIDLFQKYVVLSRKQKVNVSKNHYYAHLQQKSFSRCIVLLIPVIGNILVAIYDFTKGRPNYADATLVAAQPTPLSTPKPTESARPPKPTRKGIAIDIDREVGEHAESLVLGTSEARAKGGVYKKHSRALVAAGYPAETALKLALAKKHKKKVISLAEQSSFGNPDYCEPSLGPDLQTKFAFNTPRASAKNFYLEEKAKLNVQTIIQYNGGPSLSQAELDPEYLVSFLRNHYLSQKTISIFRIKTPQEGEFKVRLEEIYVRLGIIENKERKTRDQALDKHSNYTQDERIPTYETIFEPKQEIELEKLFEHESLQKENAKKIYLQGSAGSGKSTLCHYISYRWAKGELWQGIFACLFWIPLRNLTLSKYPEDKDYTPADLIAREYKGKIDRRVIDFCLKDPAFREKTLLILDGYDELSAGAQGNSSLATAFKELKELFPHILITSRPGRCFFKRSCDLELLGFDKKGVDCYIDKFFTQDKAEEKKEKLRLLLKSSPQVSSLARIPMLLILLCCLFHEDPKFFDSNHPITMTAIYERMINWMYQRFLLRRIGQDPSSPTQEHILTEENLRQNSEVSKIATAFEEMANFAMEKDTLYLNKREIVRFSKENEISSHELTDCGILRIPEAEEKGYFIHLTFQEFLTASKVAKQYLKGERQACQNFVWQYKFEPRYSLVLRMIAGYLSLATSSDRKYLNSGVLQSFFDDLFSEPHDLAVRSELNLIAECFEECQNPAIVRQYTGFIKLMESYITCLSSLGLDFGRLIRNRNLFNHPKVMYAIGELLSNPQTKENVLSNLGQIMRTGQKLPPEIVRLITKFLKNSDDDSTTNAGYILKAAVEQGEELPKETIDAFIQILKGGKEGDVVAISCAADALGEVVQQGGKFAKEAVDALIQALRKGNPTAKNIAACVLGKVAQQAGRLAKEAITALTQLLINKSDFFITRRVILDLTVMVNQGGEFAREALDALIQILSESRGFAKDSAASTLIAIVDQGGEFVKEALVALIRILQENDFHTKMHIADALGAVAQIEGKLPKKAPTPQVLQEDGSNAKRRVADALGIMTGQESNSAKKMLDVFAQVFEEGDPNVKRCVADALGIMIGQEDNFAKEALNILLQILRKDDSEAKRHAIRALGIGANLGGNFAKEALDVLLKILKDDNSEVKRYAIYALACQGCKLPSEALNALIQIHQESDSGVKISVASALKAIAHQGYKLPKEALDALIQILKENNFDAKLYAADALVTAAQQKSEDAKEAFAALIQVLKEGDSEAKKRVIHALRTAAHNRGKFSKEVLVAVIPILQGADSLTKTSVANVLAAAAVQGDELPKEALVALIQILQTEDPLPKGCAIDALQAVAKRGDELSDEALIAVTLILKKGNSDHKRRAANVLRVVAEQGGKLPKEVLVVAIQTLKEDTSILKGCAIETLGALAKREENSASEALDVLIQILKEDNSEAKGYAIPILVAVVERGGNSAKEALSALIQILKEGNLDDKGHAAHALRTVAQQGYKLPREALDALIQILKENNCDAKRYAAHALAATVKQRGEDAKEALSALIQILKEGDSEAKNYVIHALGSAAHSRGKLSKEVLVAVIPILQGADSLTKTSVVNVLAAAAEQGDELPKEALVALIQILQTEDYVPKGRAIDTLQAVAKRGGKLAKKVLAALIQILKEGDSDEKWRVASVLRVVAEQGDELPEEGLVTLIQILQEDVSAVNRHIAYHILTIVNRNALLKMGIRVFPLIARVCFFAEDSLSLKGQRFQISDKRITYSSRHKLKLSYKKIRKKLPLELVKWRKQLDSLGPTKNT; encoded by the coding sequence ATGCCGATAAAAAATGTTAACTTTTTATTAAAAGCAGATCAAGTATCTGACTATATCCCTGTGATAAGTACCCTAACTAATTTGATTGATTTATTCCAAAAATATGTGGTGCTTTCACGGAAGCAAAAAGTAAATGTTTCAAAAAATCATTACTACGCGCATTTACAGCAAAAAAGCTTTTCTCGTTGTATTGTACTGCTAATCCCTGTGATAGGAAACATTCTTGTCGCAATCTATGATTTTACTAAGGGTAGACCCAATTATGCAGATGCCACGCTTGTGGCTGCTCAGCCAACTCCTCTTTCTACTCCAAAGCCTACTGAAAGTGCTAGGCCTCCTAAACCTACCAGGAAAGGGATCGCTATAGACATAGATCGTGAGGTAGGCGAGCATGCAGAAAGCTTAGTACTGGGTACAAGCGAAGCCAGGGCAAAGGGAGGGGTTTACAAAAAGCATTCTCGAGCCTTAGTTGCTGCAGGCTATCCGGCAGAAACAGCTCTAAAATTAGCATTAGCAAAAAAGCATAAGAAAAAAGTAATTAGCCTAGCAGAACAATCTTCTTTTGGTAATCCTGATTACTGTGAACCTAGCCTGGGGCCCGATTTACAAACCAAATTTGCGTTTAACACCCCACGAGCTAGCGCTAAAAATTTCTACCTAGAGGAAAAAGCTAAGCTAAATGTACAAACTATTATTCAATATAATGGAGGGCCGTCCTTATCGCAGGCAGAACTAGATCCAGAATATCTCGTAAGCTTTCTTCGAAACCATTACCTTTCTCAAAAAACTATTTCCATTTTTAGAATTAAAACGCCGCAAGAGGGGGAATTTAAAGTCCGGTTAGAAGAAATTTATGTGCGTTTAGGTATTATTGAAAATAAAGAAAGAAAAACCCGCGATCAAGCTTTGGATAAGCATTCTAATTATACTCAAGATGAGCGTATTCCAACTTATGAAACCATCTTCGAGCCTAAGCAGGAGATTGAACTTGAAAAGCTCTTTGAGCACGAAAGCCTTCAAAAAGAAAATGCTAAAAAAATTTACCTCCAAGGTTCTGCTGGAAGCGGTAAGAGTACCCTATGCCACTATATTAGCTACCGTTGGGCAAAAGGAGAGCTTTGGCAAGGCATCTTTGCCTGCCTTTTTTGGATTCCCTTAAGAAATCTGACCTTAAGTAAATATCCCGAGGATAAAGATTACACTCCAGCAGATCTGATTGCGAGAGAATATAAAGGCAAAATTGATCGCAGAGTCATCGACTTTTGCCTAAAAGATCCCGCCTTTCGGGAAAAAACTTTGCTTATCTTAGACGGCTATGATGAGCTTTCAGCAGGTGCCCAAGGTAATAGCAGCCTTGCTACAGCTTTTAAGGAGCTAAAAGAATTATTTCCTCATATTTTAATCACTTCACGGCCTGGCAGATGTTTTTTTAAACGCTCTTGTGATCTGGAGCTTCTAGGTTTTGATAAAAAAGGAGTCGATTGTTATATCGATAAATTTTTCACACAAGACAAAGCCGAAGAGAAAAAAGAAAAGCTTCGTCTCCTCTTAAAGAGTTCTCCCCAAGTTTCAAGTCTTGCCCGCATTCCTATGCTCTTAATTTTACTGTGCTGTCTCTTTCATGAAGACCCAAAATTTTTTGATTCTAACCATCCCATTACGATGACTGCCATTTATGAGCGGATGATTAACTGGATGTATCAGCGGTTTTTGTTACGAAGAATTGGCCAGGATCCATCTAGCCCAACTCAAGAGCACATTTTAACAGAAGAAAACCTGCGCCAAAATTCAGAAGTTAGCAAAATTGCCACCGCTTTTGAAGAAATGGCCAATTTTGCCATGGAAAAAGACACCCTTTATTTGAACAAACGAGAAATCGTCCGCTTTAGTAAAGAGAATGAAATCTCGTCCCATGAGCTTACTGATTGTGGAATTCTTCGCATCCCCGAAGCGGAAGAAAAAGGGTATTTTATTCACTTAACTTTTCAAGAATTTCTAACCGCTTCAAAAGTTGCCAAGCAATATCTTAAAGGAGAAAGGCAAGCATGCCAAAACTTTGTGTGGCAGTATAAGTTTGAACCCCGCTATAGCCTAGTTTTGCGTATGATTGCTGGCTATCTTTCCCTCGCTACATCAAGCGATCGGAAGTATTTGAATTCGGGTGTCCTCCAGTCCTTCTTCGATGACCTTTTTTCTGAGCCTCATGACTTAGCAGTCAGAAGCGAACTTAATTTGATTGCAGAGTGCTTTGAAGAATGCCAAAATCCTGCTATAGTGAGGCAGTATACAGGTTTTATTAAGCTCATGGAGAGCTATATTACGTGTCTCTCCTCTTTAGGCTTAGACTTCGGACGACTAATCAGAAATAGAAACCTTTTTAACCATCCTAAAGTAATGTACGCCATCGGAGAATTGTTATCCAACCCTCAGACAAAAGAAAATGTGTTAAGCAATTTAGGACAGATCATGCGAACAGGGCAAAAGTTACCTCCTGAAATAGTAAGGCTTATTACTAAATTTCTTAAGAATTCTGATGACGATTCTACTACTAATGCTGGATATATCTTGAAAGCAGCGGTAGAGCAGGGAGAAGAGCTTCCTAAGGAAACAATAGATGCTTTCATCCAAATTCTTAAGGGAGGTAAGGAAGGCGATGTAGTTGCCATAAGTTGTGCTGCCGATGCTTTAGGAGAAGTGGTACAACAAGGAGGTAAATTCGCCAAGGAAGCAGTAGATGCTCTCATCCAAGCCCTTAGGAAGGGTAATCCTACTGCCAAAAATATTGCTGCCTGTGTTCTAGGAAAAGTGGCACAGCAAGCAGGCAGGCTTGCTAAGGAAGCTATAACCGCTCTTACACAACTTCTCATCAATAAGAGCGATTTTTTTATCACGCGTCGTGTTATCCTTGACTTAACAGTGATGGTAAATCAAGGAGGCGAATTTGCTAGGGAGGCTCTAGATGCTCTCATTCAAATACTTAGCGAGAGTCGTGGCTTTGCGAAAGATTCTGCTGCCTCTACCCTGATAGCAATAGTAGACCAAGGAGGGGAATTTGTTAAGGAAGCGCTAGTTGCCCTCATTCGAATTCTTCAGGAAAACGATTTTCATACCAAAATGCATATTGCCGATGCCCTAGGAGCAGTGGCACAGATCGAAGGCAAGCTTCCTAAGAAGGCGCCAACTCCGCAAGTTCTTCAAGAGGATGGTTCTAATGCTAAAAGGCGTGTTGCCGATGCCCTAGGAATAATGACAGGTCAAGAAAGCAATTCTGCTAAGAAAATGCTGGATGTTTTTGCCCAAGTCTTCGAAGAGGGCGATCCTAATGTCAAAAGGTGCGTTGCCGATGCCCTAGGAATAATGATAGGCCAAGAAGACAATTTTGCTAAGGAAGCGTTAAATATTCTCCTCCAAATCCTAAGGAAGGACGATTCTGAGGCCAAAAGGCATGCTATCCGTGCCTTAGGGATAGGGGCAAATCTAGGAGGTAATTTTGCTAAGGAAGCGCTAGATGTTCTCCTCAAAATCCTCAAGGATGATAATTCTGAGGTCAAAAGGTATGCTATCTATGCACTGGCGTGCCAAGGATGCAAACTTCCCAGTGAAGCGCTAAATGCTCTTATTCAAATACACCAGGAGAGTGATTCTGGTGTCAAAATATCTGTTGCCAGTGCCCTCAAAGCAATAGCACACCAAGGATACAAGCTTCCTAAGGAAGCTCTAGATGCTCTCATTCAAATCCTCAAGGAGAATAATTTTGATGCTAAGCTTTATGCAGCCGATGCTCTGGTAACAGCAGCACAGCAAAAAAGCGAGGATGCTAAAGAGGCATTCGCTGCTCTCATTCAAGTTCTCAAGGAGGGAGATTCCGAGGCTAAAAAGCGTGTTATCCATGCTCTAAGAACAGCGGCGCACAATCGAGGCAAGTTTTCTAAAGAAGTGCTAGTTGCTGTCATCCCAATTCTCCAAGGGGCTGATTCTCTTACCAAAACGAGTGTGGCCAATGTCCTGGCAGCAGCGGCGGTGCAAGGAGATGAGCTTCCTAAGGAAGCGCTAGTTGCTCTCATCCAAATTCTCCAGACGGAAGATCCCCTTCCCAAAGGGTGTGCTATCGATGCCTTACAAGCGGTGGCAAAACGAGGAGACGAGCTTTCTGACGAAGCGTTAATTGCTGTCACCCTAATTCTTAAGAAGGGTAATTCTGATCATAAAAGGCGTGCTGCTAATGTTCTAAGAGTAGTAGCAGAACAAGGAGGCAAGCTTCCTAAGGAAGTGCTAGTTGTTGCCATCCAAACTCTCAAGGAGGACACTTCTATTCTTAAAGGGTGTGCTATCGAAACCCTAGGAGCCTTGGCGAAGCGGGAAGAAAACTCAGCTAGCGAAGCGCTAGATGTTCTCATCCAAATTCTTAAGGAGGATAATTCTGAGGCCAAAGGGTATGCTATCCCTATTTTAGTAGCAGTGGTAGAGCGAGGAGGAAATTCTGCTAAGGAAGCGCTATCTGCTCTCATTCAAATTCTTAAAGAAGGCAATTTGGATGACAAAGGGCATGCTGCTCATGCTCTAAGAACAGTGGCGCAGCAAGGATACAAGCTTCCTAGAGAAGCGCTTGATGCTCTCATTCAAATTCTCAAGGAGAATAATTGTGATGCTAAACGTTATGCAGCCCATGCCTTGGCAGCAACTGTAAAACAAAGGGGCGAGGATGCTAAGGAAGCGCTATCTGCTCTCATTCAAATTCTCAAGGAGGGAGATTCCGAGGCTAAAAACTATGTCATCCATGCTCTAGGATCAGCGGCGCACAGCCGAGGCAAGCTTTCTAAGGAAGTGCTAGTTGCTGTCATCCCAATTCTCCAAGGGGCTGATTCTCTTACCAAAACGAGTGTGGTCAATGTCCTGGCAGCAGCGGCGGAGCAGGGAGATGAGCTTCCTAAAGAAGCGCTAGTTGCTCTCATCCAAATTCTCCAGACGGAAGATTACGTTCCCAAAGGGCGTGCTATCGATACCTTACAAGCGGTGGCAAAACGAGGAGGCAAGCTTGCTAAAAAAGTGCTAGCAGCTCTTATTCAAATTCTCAAGGAAGGTGATTCTGATGAAAAATGGCGTGTTGCCAGTGTCTTAAGAGTCGTAGCAGAGCAAGGAGATGAGCTTCCTGAGGAAGGGCTAGTTACTCTTATCCAAATTCTCCAGGAGGATGTTTCTGCTGTCAACAGGCATATTGCCTATCATATTCTGACCATAGTCAATAGAAATGCTTTATTAAAAATGGGCATTAGGGTATTTCCTTTAATCGCTAGGGTTTGTTTCTTTGCCGAGGATAGCCTCTCATTGAAAGGCCAACGATTTCAAATTTCAGACAAAAGAATCACGTATTCTTCCAGGCATAAACTGAAGCTCAGCTACAAGAAAATAAGAAAAAAGCTACCTTTGGAGCTTGTAAAATGGCGAAAACAGCTAGATAGCCTCGGTCCTACTAAGAATACATAA
- the astB gene encoding N-succinylarginine dihydrolase, whose translation MNQAYEVNFDGLVGPTHAYGNLSYGNAAPLETQNLPSNPKAAALQGLEKMKRLHDLGIKQGVLPPPERPHIPTLRNLGFTEVEERLGAAVFKASPEIFFSCFSAENIWTANAATISPSIDSSDKHVHFTPANLCSKFHRAFDYQTAQKILKTIFSNPIYFTHHDALPSNSYFSDEGSANHTRFCSRYEHPGVQLFVYGKSSFHPTIIQPSKFPPRQADEASFAIARMHKLYPKHTIFAQQNPAAIDAGVFHNDLIALGNQYVFLYHENAFFQTEEVIENLQKKVQEVCSRDLFLVKVPKKRISLSQAVKSSLFNSQLVTLENQSMAILASQECQKIPAVELFLRELTEEAHNPISSVHYLDLQNMQNGGGPACLRLRVVLTERELAETHPHVLFSNTLYQVLTKWIHKHYRDRLAPSDLMDPKLIKESREALDELTKVLQLGSIYSFQ comes from the coding sequence ATGAATCAAGCGTACGAAGTCAATTTTGATGGATTAGTGGGACCTACCCACGCTTATGGCAACCTTTCATACGGAAATGCCGCACCTTTAGAAACCCAAAATCTTCCTTCTAATCCAAAAGCTGCAGCCTTGCAAGGATTAGAAAAAATGAAGAGGTTGCATGACTTAGGTATCAAACAAGGTGTACTTCCCCCTCCTGAACGCCCTCATATCCCTACTCTGCGCAACTTAGGATTCACTGAGGTAGAAGAGCGTTTAGGCGCAGCTGTTTTTAAAGCTTCTCCGGAAATTTTTTTCAGCTGCTTTTCCGCTGAAAACATTTGGACAGCCAATGCGGCCACCATTTCTCCTTCTATAGATTCTTCCGATAAGCACGTACACTTTACCCCCGCAAATTTATGCAGTAAATTTCACCGAGCTTTCGATTACCAAACCGCCCAAAAAATCTTAAAAACCATCTTTTCCAATCCTATTTACTTTACCCACCACGACGCGCTCCCTTCAAATAGCTATTTTTCGGATGAAGGATCAGCCAACCATACTCGCTTTTGCAGCCGCTATGAGCATCCAGGAGTGCAGTTGTTTGTGTATGGAAAATCAAGCTTTCACCCCACAATTATCCAACCTTCTAAGTTCCCTCCTCGTCAAGCGGATGAAGCCAGCTTCGCCATTGCCAGAATGCATAAACTATACCCAAAACATACCATCTTCGCTCAGCAGAATCCAGCAGCCATTGATGCAGGCGTATTTCACAATGATCTTATTGCCTTGGGGAACCAATATGTATTTCTTTATCACGAAAATGCCTTTTTTCAAACGGAAGAAGTGATTGAAAATTTGCAAAAAAAAGTTCAAGAAGTTTGCTCAAGAGACCTATTTTTAGTCAAAGTGCCCAAGAAACGGATTTCCCTTTCCCAAGCCGTGAAATCGTCTTTATTTAATTCTCAACTTGTCACTTTAGAAAACCAGTCGATGGCAATTTTGGCCTCTCAAGAATGTCAAAAGATCCCAGCAGTTGAACTTTTTCTACGCGAGCTTACCGAAGAAGCTCACAATCCCATAAGCTCAGTGCATTATCTCGATCTCCAAAACATGCAAAATGGAGGAGGGCCTGCTTGCTTGCGATTGCGAGTGGTCCTGACAGAAAGGGAATTAGCCGAAACACATCCGCACGTGTTATTCTCAAATACCTTGTACCAAGTACTTACCAAATGGATTCATAAACACTATAGGGATCGCCTGGCTCCAAGTGATCTCATGGATCCCAAGTTAATTAAAGAAAGTCGTGAAGCTCTAGATGAGCTCACAAAAGTTTTGCAGCTTGGTTCCATTTACTCGTTTCAATAG
- a CDS encoding ankyrin repeat domain-containing protein: MAATKAPQLHKNLIVQGYKFLREAKKEASLHGFFYLSTAYELYFAFNMREYRFDRETLDEYPGSLEKRGENLIYYFAARPYLNILMYLFAGSQNIKSRRGVLAGKATKEMPLHFANKSGSMPIMQFLLNQNADVKKLDSSQYNALNYACRSLNNRIDIIHILLRYHPILVEAKNGGKQAPLPLVVFAGNERSVEYLLDYIKLRRRILEGVTSSHFSMLYGL; this comes from the coding sequence ATGGCTGCAACTAAAGCGCCCCAGCTGCATAAAAATTTAATTGTGCAAGGATACAAATTTTTAAGAGAGGCAAAAAAGGAAGCCTCTCTACATGGGTTTTTTTATCTAAGCACCGCCTATGAATTATATTTTGCTTTTAACATGCGAGAATACAGGTTTGATCGAGAAACTCTTGATGAATACCCAGGCAGCTTAGAGAAAAGGGGAGAAAACTTAATCTATTATTTCGCCGCACGGCCATATCTAAATATTCTTATGTATCTCTTCGCTGGAAGTCAAAATATAAAATCTCGCCGCGGCGTTTTAGCAGGAAAAGCAACTAAAGAAATGCCTTTACATTTTGCTAACAAGAGTGGATCTATGCCTATTATGCAATTTTTGCTTAACCAAAATGCAGATGTAAAAAAACTCGATAGCTCTCAATATAATGCTCTGAATTACGCTTGTCGCTCGCTAAACAATCGCATCGATATTATTCACATTTTACTGCGATACCATCCTATCCTTGTGGAAGCTAAAAACGGTGGAAAACAGGCACCTTTACCCTTAGTTGTATTTGCCGGAAATGAAAGAAGTGTTGAGTACTTGTTAGATTACATCAAATTAAGAAGGAGGATTTTGGAAGGGGTTACATCATCGCATTTTTCTATGCTTTATGGCTTATAG
- a CDS encoding mercuric reductase: MVHSNTPPHSFSAQLQEDVFPLNWKNPKPVAIYDLLVVGGGPGGMTAATLAKKLDAQVAFVEKEHFGGECLSYGCIPSKAMIRSSRLVAEVCHAQQFGVEIPPNWKVNFHAVMQRVHRLQATISPHDSAEHFKKLGIDVFLGTGRFIGPNQLEVSGQIINFKKAIIATGTQPVPFEIPGLSEADYHTNQTIFSLSTLPARLGVIGGGPISCELSQAFLRFGSQVTLMTHGSHLLPKDSPMATERLRKELEREGMQIFTQTKVVRVEKKGKEKVLYLDQHSTSIPVDEILIAAGRAPVVEGLGLDQAGVSYDSHQGISTNDFLQTSNPNIYAIGDVTSKYKFTHISKELASIAVTNALKDGQEQKNALIVPWCTFTSPEIAHVGLSQEEAQERGIATEIAVVELADVDRAILDEETTGFVRLMVKKGSHAIIGADIMAEHAGDLIAQVGVAMASEKGLLALAKSIHPFPTQSQAIRTAAERLLQQQSSVNSIETSKWNQAAKLL; the protein is encoded by the coding sequence ATGGTCCATTCAAATACACCCCCACATTCATTTAGCGCCCAATTACAAGAAGACGTATTTCCCTTAAATTGGAAGAATCCTAAGCCTGTAGCCATTTATGATCTTCTCGTAGTAGGGGGCGGGCCGGGTGGAATGACGGCAGCTACCTTAGCAAAAAAATTGGATGCCCAGGTTGCGTTTGTGGAAAAAGAACATTTTGGAGGCGAGTGCTTAAGTTATGGATGTATCCCCTCCAAAGCGATGATCCGTTCCTCCCGTTTGGTTGCAGAAGTGTGTCATGCTCAGCAATTTGGAGTGGAGATTCCTCCAAATTGGAAGGTAAACTTTCATGCAGTCATGCAAAGAGTGCATCGTTTGCAAGCTACTATTTCTCCGCACGATTCTGCCGAGCATTTTAAAAAATTAGGCATAGATGTTTTTCTAGGAACAGGACGTTTTATCGGGCCTAATCAATTGGAAGTGAGTGGACAAATCATTAATTTTAAAAAAGCCATCATTGCGACTGGTACCCAACCTGTTCCCTTTGAAATTCCTGGCTTGAGTGAGGCCGATTACCATACGAATCAAACCATATTTAGCTTATCTACTTTACCTGCTCGGCTAGGGGTGATAGGGGGAGGGCCCATCAGCTGTGAACTTTCGCAAGCTTTTTTGCGCTTTGGCTCTCAGGTAACGTTAATGACACATGGCTCTCATCTGCTTCCGAAAGATAGCCCTATGGCAACAGAGCGTTTGCGGAAAGAATTGGAAAGAGAAGGGATGCAGATTTTTACTCAAACTAAAGTCGTGCGTGTGGAGAAAAAAGGGAAAGAAAAAGTTTTATACCTAGATCAGCACTCAACGAGCATCCCCGTGGATGAAATCCTCATCGCTGCAGGCAGAGCACCTGTAGTGGAAGGACTAGGACTTGACCAAGCAGGGGTGAGCTATGACAGTCATCAAGGGATTTCAACGAATGATTTTCTGCAGACCTCTAATCCTAATATCTATGCGATTGGGGACGTCACCTCCAAATATAAATTTACCCATATTTCTAAAGAATTAGCTTCTATAGCGGTAACAAACGCGTTAAAAGATGGCCAAGAACAAAAAAATGCCTTAATTGTTCCCTGGTGTACCTTTACTTCTCCTGAAATTGCTCATGTCGGCTTGAGTCAAGAAGAAGCTCAAGAGCGTGGAATTGCTACAGAAATAGCGGTTGTTGAATTAGCAGATGTAGATCGCGCGATTTTGGATGAAGAAACCACCGGGTTTGTAAGGCTTATGGTGAAAAAGGGATCGCATGCAATCATTGGAGCAGATATTATGGCGGAGCATGCTGGCGATTTAATTGCGCAAGTTGGCGTCGCAATGGCTTCGGAAAAGGGATTACTGGCCTTAGCTAAATCTATACACCCTTTTCCTACGCAAAGCCAGGCTATCCGCACAGCTGCTGAGAGGCTTTTGCAACAGCAATCGAGCGTTAATTCTATTGAAACGAGTAAATGGAACCAAGCTGCAAAACTTTTGTGA
- a CDS encoding XRE family transcriptional regulator, giving the protein MDNLFGIRLNQARLAAGFSFRTLAQKVGVSATAIQKYETGRIFPSSDVLMEIANSLQISLEHLFRSQNVSLGEIKFRKKAALGVKAFKAIEFNIRDQLERRLELEHCYPIPPISPLNPNEVPLIKINSLEDIEKVALQIREDWKLGFSPIHDLIDVMENQGIRVIRLEIEEKNFDGLFAFVHEEPLIVISKYWPGDRQRFNLAHELGHFFLHDKIPADMDEEKACHRFAGAFLFPKPSVIQEFGEKRGAVEWKELSLAKYKYGLSMAAISYRLKEAQVISESYFQFLRRDLIHRGWRKKEPDPQLPPDEAHIFEQMLFHALGESYISESKAAELLNISLDQLRVFRMIDEYKQRQ; this is encoded by the coding sequence ATGGATAATCTATTTGGCATACGTTTAAACCAGGCTCGTTTAGCTGCAGGCTTTAGCTTTAGGACTTTAGCCCAAAAAGTGGGAGTGAGCGCAACTGCAATTCAAAAATATGAGACTGGAAGAATTTTTCCCTCTTCAGATGTGTTGATGGAAATCGCAAATTCCCTTCAGATTTCACTAGAGCATCTCTTTCGCTCGCAAAATGTTTCTTTAGGAGAAATTAAATTTAGAAAGAAAGCTGCGTTAGGAGTTAAGGCTTTTAAAGCAATTGAGTTTAATATTCGCGATCAGCTCGAGCGTCGCTTAGAATTAGAACATTGTTATCCTATCCCTCCTATAAGTCCTTTAAACCCAAATGAAGTTCCCTTAATAAAAATTAACTCTTTAGAAGATATAGAGAAAGTTGCCCTTCAAATAAGAGAGGATTGGAAGCTTGGTTTTTCCCCCATTCACGATTTAATCGACGTGATGGAAAATCAAGGAATTCGGGTCATACGGTTAGAGATTGAGGAAAAAAACTTTGATGGTTTATTTGCTTTTGTCCACGAAGAGCCCCTTATTGTGATTAGCAAATATTGGCCAGGGGATAGACAACGATTTAACCTAGCCCATGAATTAGGACATTTTTTTCTGCACGATAAGATTCCAGCTGACATGGATGAAGAAAAAGCCTGTCATCGTTTTGCAGGAGCATTTTTGTTTCCTAAACCCTCGGTAATTCAAGAATTTGGAGAAAAGCGCGGTGCAGTCGAGTGGAAAGAATTGTCCTTAGCTAAGTATAAATATGGACTTAGTATGGCGGCAATTTCTTATCGGCTAAAAGAGGCGCAGGTTATCAGCGAAAGCTATTTTCAATTTCTTAGGAGAGACCTCATTCATAGGGGATGGCGTAAGAAAGAGCCTGATCCGCAATTGCCCCCCGATGAAGCGCATATATTTGAGCAAATGCTATTCCACGCATTAGGGGAATCTTATATCAGTGAGTCGAAAGCGGCCGAATTACTCAATATCTCCCTTGATCAGCTCAGGGTTTTCAGGATGATCGATGAATACAAACAGCGTCAATAG